From one Vidua chalybeata isolate OUT-0048 unplaced genomic scaffold, bVidCha1 merged haplotype W_reject_23, whole genome shotgun sequence genomic stretch:
- the LOC128783181 gene encoding zinc finger protein 239-like, with the protein MAGCEEEEDPLLVLPPPEQELRMESREDKSPRQNLVEEAVLSGSTVQEPNGEEKPWRCCTRRGCKRKSWGSGEERPSLGRGGSRRWSQSSELVVHEQLQDGEKPHKCSECGKSFRWSSQLSRHQRTHTGERPYECGECGKSFSQSSNLLVHQRTHTGERPYECSECGKGFKTSSDLLLHYRSHTEEKPFCCPDCGKGFKYNPNLMRHQRTHTGERPYECGQCGKSFCLRSNLVSHLKIHTGERPYECSKCGKRFQTSSNLLKHYRVHTEERPFCCPDCGKGFRRNSHLISHQCIHTGERPYECPQCGKSFSQSSALTQHQRRHRVPAPHQVVFIHGPHRQAITGRPF; encoded by the coding sequence ATGGCAGGCTGCGAAGAAGAGGAAGaccctctccttgtccttcctcccccagagcaggagctgaggatggagagcagggaggacaaATCCCCACGGCAGAACCTTGTGGAAGAGGCCGTTTTGAGCGGCTCCACGGTGCAGGAACCCAACGGGGAGGAAAAGCCCTGGAGATGCTGCacgaggaggggctgcaaacgCAAATCGTGGGGATCTGGGGAGGAAAGACCCAGCCTGGGCCGGGGAGGCAGCCGGAGATGGAGCCAGAGCTCGGAGCTGGTGGtccatgagcagctccaggatggggagAAGCCCCACAAGTGCTcagagtgtgggaagagcttcaggtggagctcccagctgagcaggcaccagaggacccacactggggagaggccctacgagtgtggggagtgtgggaagagcttcagccagagctccaaCCTGCTTGTGCACCagaggacccacactggggaacggccctacgagTGTTCTGAGTGTGGGAAGGGGTTTAAGACCAGCTCCGATCTCCTCCTGCACTACCGGAGTCACACAGAGGAGaagcccttctgctgccccgACTGTGGGAAGGGATTCAAGTACAACCCAAACCTCATGAGGCACCagaggacccacactggggagaggccctacgagtgtgggcagtgtgggaagagcttctgcCTGAGATCCAACCTGGTCAGCCACCTGaagatccacactggggagaggccctacgagtgttccaagtgtgggaagaggtttcagaccagCTCCAATCTCCTCAAACACTATCGGGTTCACACggaggagaggcccttctgctgccccgACTGTGGGAAGGGATTCAGGAGGAACTCCCACCTCATCAGCCACCAGtgcatccacactggggagaggccctacgagtgtccccagtgtgggaagagcttctcacagagctctgccttgACCCAACACCAACGGAGGCACCG